The following proteins come from a genomic window of Athalia rosae chromosome 1, iyAthRosa1.1, whole genome shotgun sequence:
- the LOC105685992 gene encoding uncharacterized protein LOC105685992 isoform X2, producing the protein MDRTRRCIRKTALSLLLPLLFASVRCEAPLVDSSALPLEHRSVYGPPAQYGPPQSHGAEENWPLASPDTPQIKHLQVQCEKTHMRVNIEFDRPFYGMIFSKGFYSDPHCVHLKPGTGHLSATFEIFLNSCGMSSSANHNVAAYGAPTPSGSYVENTIIVQYDPYVQEVWDQARKLRCTWYDFYEKAVTFRPFQVDMLHAVTANFLGDNLQCWMQIQVGKGPWASEVSGIVKIGQTMTMVLAIKDDENKFDMLVRNCVAHDGKRAPIQLVDQYGCVVRPKIMSRFQKIKNFGPSASVVSFAYFQAFKFPDSMNVHFQCVIQVCRYNCPEPKCGHPGLEYGAPAGLTQEYGVPLGPQSLGQLTSDYGAPPVPEYGVPPAYPDPRHPSGPAGAYSEPNPDIVPAPQAQASSSSPSSTPGDSTASSSPQSPQDNLVHLPPPPLPGHPAGAYQTVKRKGTVGPDELEGNLATLGGRPRSVEGLPAELRGARRRRDVHAHDDDDFSNFYREMTVGVSHVYKRAAQEMTDVNTSRIIQVVAPGDVNFALGTNSSNDSTVVIQNASSADPETICMSLPGFVGGLVMLLLVVVVASLVAAFLFVRVRAVDRKNANVAPAFVHPAFADNCTVNPEFVKVAN; encoded by the exons agCGTGAGATGCGAGGCTCCTCTGGTCGACAGCAGTGCCCTTCCATTGGAACATAGATCGGTTTACGGGCCCCCGGCTCAATACGGACCCCCTCAGTCTCACGGGGCTGAGGAAAACTGGCCATTGGCTTCGCCGGACACGCCGCAAATAAAGCACCTGCAGGTACAATGCGAGAAAACACACATGAGAGTGAACATCGAGTTCGACCGACCGTTCTACGGAATGATATTCAGCAAGGGCTTCTACTCCGACCCTCACTGCGTCCATCTGAAGCCCGGCACGGGTCATCTGAGCGCTACTTTTGAGATATTCTTGAACTCCTGCGGTATGAGCTCCTCCGCAAATCACAACGTTGCTGCTTACGGCGCACCGACGCCCTCGGGCAGCTATGTAGAAAATACCATAATCGTGCAGTACGATCCGTACGTCCAAGAGGTCTGGGACCAGGCGAGGAAGCTCCGCTGCACCTGGTACGACTTTTACGAGAAAGCGGTCACCTTCAGGCCCTTCCAGGTCGACATGCTTCACGCCGTAACCGCAAACTTCCTCGGCGACAACCTGCAGTGTTGGATGCAGATCCAGGTCGGCAAGGGGCCCTGGGCTTCGGAAGTTTCCGGTATCGTTAAAATCGGTCAAACCATGACCATGGTCCTCGCCATAAAGGATGACGAGAACAAATTCGACATGCTCGTGAGAAACTGCGTAGCTCACGATGGAAAACGTGCGCCGATCCAACTCGTCGATCAGTACGGATGCGTCGTCAGACCCAAGATAATGTCCAG gttccaaaaaataaagaactttGGGCCAAGTGCGTCCGTCGTTAGTTTCGCCTACTTCCAAGCGTTCAAGTTCCCGGACAGTATGAACGTCCACTTCCAGTGCGTGATTCAAGTGTGCAGATACAATTGCCCCGAACCGAAGTGCGGACACCCAGGACTCGAATACGGCGCTCCCGCCGGTCTGACGCAAGAATACGGAGTGCCTCTCGGACCCCAAAGTCTGGGACAACTCACCTCAGATTACGGAGCACCGCCGGTTCCGGAATACGGAGTTCCGCCAGCGTATCCCGACCCGAGACATCCCAGCGGGCCTGCAGGAGCCTACAG CGAGCCGAATCCGGACATAGTTCCCGCCCCTCAGGCCCAAGCATCGTCTTCATCTCCGAGTTCGACGCCCGGAGATTCAACGGCGAGCAGTTCCCCGCAAAGTCCGCAGGACAATTTAGTGCACCTTCCGCCACCTCCGCTACCCGGTCATCCGGCTGGCGCGTATCAAACCGTAAAGAGGAAAGGAACCGTGGGCCCCGACGAACTCGAGGGCAATTTGGCTACTCTGGGAGGACGTCCGAGGTCGGTCGAAGGACTTCCCGCTGAACTCAGAGGTGCCCGTAGACGAAGAGACGTTCACGcgcacgacgacgacgatttctCC AATTTCTACCGCGAGATGACCGTCGGTGTGTCTCACGTGTACAAACGTGCCGCCCAAGAAATGACGGACGTCAACACATCCCGAATTATCCAAGTGGTTGCGCCGGGTGACGTGAATTTCGCACTTGGAACAAACTCCAGTAACGATTCAACGGTCGTTATACAAAACGCAAGTTCAGCGGACCCAGAAACAATTTGTATGTCTCTCCCCGGTTTCGTCGGCGGTCTCGTGATGCTACttctggtggtggtggtcgctTCGCTCGTTGCCGCCTTCCTGTTCGTTCGAGTTCGCGCGGTCGACCGAAAGAACGCCAACGTCGCCCCGGCCTTCGTGCACCCAGCTTTCGCTGACAACTGCACCGTCAACCCGGAGTTCGTCAAGGTCGCCAATTGA